TCGCGCCGGATGGTGGCGCGGGCCGCGCCAGCCAGGACTGGCAGCGCTATTCCCGCGAGGCCGCGGCGCTGATCGCCTCCGAGGGCTGGCGCGGCGTGCGCCTGGAGTCGCTGGAAAGCGGTCGGCCCGAGATGCGCCAGACCCTGGACCGCGCCGGCAAGTTCCTCAACCTGGTGGCGATGCTGGCGGCCCTGCTGGCGGCGGTGGCGGTGGTCTTGAGCGCGCGCGACTTCGCCGCCCGGCACCTGGACGATTGCGCCATGCTGCGCGTGCTGGGCCAGCCGCAGCGCCGCCTGGCCTGGGCCTATGGCCTGGAGTTCGGTGGCGCGGGTCTGGTGGCCAGCGTGGCGGGCGTGCTGCTTGGCTTTGCGCTGCACTATGCCTTTGTGGCCCTGCTGGCCGGGCTGATCGAGGTGAAGCTGCCGGCCGCCAGCGGCTGGCCGGTGGCGCTGGGCCTGGGCATGGGCATGACCCTGCTGCTGGGCTTTGGCCTGCCACCGGTGCTGCAGCTGGCGGCGGTGCCGCCGCTGCGCGTGATACGGCGCGAGCTGGGCAGCGCCAAGCTCGGTTCGCTGGCGGTGCTGGGTGCGGGCGTGCTGGGCTTTGGCGCCATGCTGGTGACGCTCTCGGCCGATCCCACGCTGGGCTTGATCGCCTCGCTGGGCTTTGCTGCCGCGCTGGCGCTGTTTGCGCTGCTGGCCTGGGGCGCGGTGCTGCTGTTGCGGCGCCTGGTGCCGCAAGCGGGTGCGCCGCGCTGGTTGCTGCTGGCCACGCGCCAGCTGGCGGCACGCCCGCTGCTCGCGGTGGTGCAGGTGGCGGCGCTGGCGGTGGGCCTGCTGGCGCTGGCGCTGCTGGTGCTGCTGCGCACCGACCTGATCGACAGCTGGCGTCAGGCCACGCCGGCGAACGCGCCGAACCGCTTCATCATCAATATCCAGCCCGAGCAGGGCGAGGCGATGCGCGCGGCGCTCGAGGGCGCGGGCGTGCGTGGCTACGACTGGTATCCGATGATCCGCGGCCGCCTGGTGGGCATCAACGGCCAGGCGGTGCGGCCCGAGCAGTTCGCCCAGGAGCGCGCCCAGCGCCTGGCCGAGCGCGAGTTCAATCTGAGCCACGCGGCCGAGCTGCCGCCGCACAACGAGGTGGTGGGCGGGCACTGGCAGAACGACGAGGCCGATGGCCTCAGCGTCGAGGAGGGCCTGGCCGAGCAGCTCGGGCTCAAGCTCGGCGACAGGCTGCGCTTCGACGTCGCAGGCATCCAGGTGGAGGCGCGCATCACCAGCCTGCGCAAGGTGGACTGGAGCTCGATGCGGGCCAACTTCTTCGTGATCTTCCCGCGCAAGGAGATGGGTGAGCTGCCCGGTAGCTACATCACCGCCTACCGCGCGCCCGCGGCGGAGGCCGGCCTGGCGCTGGACAAACGGCTCAGCCACGAGTTCCCCAACATCACCGCGGTGGATGTGTCGGCCCAGCTGAACCAGATGCAGGCGGTGCTGGGCCAGGTCATCAATGCGGTGCAGTTCCTCTTCATGTTCACGCTGGCCACCGGCCTGGTGGTGCTGCTGGCGGCGGTGAGCAGCACGCGCGAGCTGCGCACGCGCGAGTTCGCGTTGATGCGCGCGCTGGGCGCGAGCTCGGCCCTGCTGCGCCAGGTGCAGCGCGCCGAGCTGCTGGGCCTGGGCGCGTTGGCGGGCCTGCTGGCCGGCGCCGTGGCGCTGCTGTTGGGTCAGTTGTTGGCGCGTTATGTGTTCGAGTTCGATTGGCGCGCCAGCCCCTGGGTGCCGCTGGCCAGCATGGTCTGCGGCGCGCTGCTGGCGCAGCTGGCCGGCTGGTGGAGCCTGCGCAATGTGCTGCTGCAGCC
This portion of the Paucibacter sediminis genome encodes:
- a CDS encoding ABC transporter permease, translated to MDDSPALVAPAAAPARPAARRPSVLMLAWRQLWRDWRAGELRLLMLAVALAVAAVCAVSFLADRLDQGLRRDAAQMLGGDVVVASDQPTPPKLRELAQAQGLTAVDSTAFPSMARAPDAQGGASRLVAVKAVGAGYPLRGRVELSDGRRVGAPAAGEVWVDAQVLDALGLRPGDTLLLGEASLRVAGVIANEPDRGAGFMSFAPRVMLAQADLAATALIQPASRVTYRYAVIAPDGGAGRASQDWQRYSREAAALIASEGWRGVRLESLESGRPEMRQTLDRAGKFLNLVAMLAALLAAVAVVLSARDFAARHLDDCAMLRVLGQPQRRLAWAYGLEFGGAGLVASVAGVLLGFALHYAFVALLAGLIEVKLPAASGWPVALGLGMGMTLLLGFGLPPVLQLAAVPPLRVIRRELGSAKLGSLAVLGAGVLGFGAMLVTLSADPTLGLIASLGFAAALALFALLAWGAVLLLRRLVPQAGAPRWLLLATRQLAARPLLAVVQVAALAVGLLALALLVLLRTDLIDSWRQATPANAPNRFIINIQPEQGEAMRAALEGAGVRGYDWYPMIRGRLVGINGQAVRPEQFAQERAQRLAEREFNLSHAAELPPHNEVVGGHWQNDEADGLSVEEGLAEQLGLKLGDRLRFDVAGIQVEARITSLRKVDWSSMRANFFVIFPRKEMGELPGSYITAYRAPAAEAGLALDKRLSHEFPNITAVDVSAQLNQMQAVLGQVINAVQFLFMFTLATGLVVLLAAVSSTRELRTREFALMRALGASSALLRQVQRAELLGLGALAGLLAGAVALLLGQLLARYVFEFDWRASPWVPLASMVCGALLAQLAGWWSLRNVLLQPVVTTLRQADTQ